Proteins encoded by one window of Streptomyces sp. NBC_01477:
- a CDS encoding transposase, with protein MPAPRKYPDELRERAVREVQTSGRPVAHVAKDLGIHKEALRG; from the coding sequence ATGCCTGCACCACGGAAGTACCCCGACGAGCTGCGTGAGCGAGCCGTCCGCGAAGTTCAGACCTCCGGTCGTCCGGTGGCCCATGTCGCGAAGGACTTGGGCATCCACAAGGAGGCCCTGCGCGGATAG
- a CDS encoding IS3 family transposase yields MVINHLRDDFGVEPVCRELDLSVSAYNARRRRPKSARRQRDEQLMEHIHRIHDASGETYGARRIHRQLRREGIITARCTIERLMREDGLEGVIRGQRRRTTVPEPSAPRPPDLVNRRFTASRPNQLWVADLTYIRTWSGWAYVAFVLDVYSWMIVGWQLATHMRTDLPLDALEMALWRRGITKGSGLIHHSDRGSQGGFN; encoded by the coding sequence GTGGTGATCAACCACCTCCGCGACGACTTCGGGGTCGAGCCCGTATGCCGGGAACTGGACCTGTCGGTCTCGGCATACAACGCTCGCCGCCGGCGCCCGAAATCCGCCCGGCGACAGCGCGACGAACAGCTCATGGAGCACATCCACCGCATCCATGACGCGTCCGGCGAGACCTATGGAGCCCGGCGCATCCACCGCCAGCTGCGGCGCGAGGGCATCATCACGGCCCGCTGCACCATCGAGCGCCTCATGCGCGAGGACGGCCTGGAAGGCGTGATCCGCGGGCAGCGGCGCCGCACCACGGTTCCTGAACCCTCCGCACCCCGGCCACCCGATCTGGTCAACCGGCGCTTCACCGCAAGCCGGCCGAACCAGCTGTGGGTCGCCGACCTCACCTACATCCGCACCTGGTCCGGATGGGCATACGTGGCGTTCGTACTGGACGTGTACTCATGGATGATCGTCGGCTGGCAGCTCGCCACCCACATGCGCACCGATCTCCCACTGGACGCACTGGAGATGGCGCTCTGGCGGCGGGGAATCACGAAGGGCTCGGGTCTGATCCATCACAGCGATCGCGGCTCGCAAGGCGGATTCAACTGA
- a CDS encoding integrase core domain-containing protein: MLEAGATASVGSVADSYDNAMAEALNGSFKAELIEYQGPWRDADQVERAVVQWITWYNTERLHSALDYLPPEEFETRHYRSQAATNAA; encoded by the coding sequence TTGTTGGAGGCCGGCGCGACCGCGTCCGTCGGCTCCGTCGCGGACAGCTACGACAACGCCATGGCCGAGGCCCTCAACGGCTCGTTCAAGGCCGAGCTGATCGAGTACCAAGGACCTTGGCGGGACGCTGACCAGGTCGAACGGGCTGTCGTCCAGTGGATCACCTGGTACAACACCGAGCGCCTGCACTCCGCACTCGACTACCTCCCACCCGAGGAATTCGAGACCCGGCACTACCGATCCCAGGCAGCAACGAACGCCGCCTGA
- a CDS encoding IS5 family transposase yields the protein MVDNGIKWRAMPADFPPWDRVYAFFRRWRDRGLIGEFHDRLRDRVRTRAGRDIEPTAAMIDSQSVTADAVVGSDSRGFDGGKLINGRKRHIVVDSLGLLLGVMVTAADVGDRIATKVLLQRVTEAHHRLVLLWADGGYTGSLVEHCLAVLALVLQIVKRSDDRGFVVLPKRWIVERTNAWLMRTRRLARDYERRTTSAEAIVYWSMTLLMTRRLARPRPSRA from the coding sequence CTGGTCGACAACGGAATCAAGTGGCGGGCCATGCCCGCCGATTTCCCGCCGTGGGACCGGGTCTACGCGTTCTTCCGCCGCTGGCGCGACCGCGGCCTGATCGGGGAGTTCCACGACCGGCTGCGCGACCGGGTCCGCACTCGTGCCGGGCGGGACATCGAGCCGACGGCCGCCATGATCGACTCACAGTCGGTCACGGCGGACGCGGTCGTCGGCTCCGACAGCCGCGGCTTCGACGGCGGGAAGCTGATCAACGGCCGCAAAAGGCACATCGTCGTCGACAGTCTCGGCCTGCTGCTGGGCGTGATGGTCACCGCCGCGGACGTCGGAGACCGCATCGCCACGAAGGTCCTGCTCCAGCGGGTGACCGAGGCTCATCATCGTCTGGTTCTGCTCTGGGCCGACGGCGGCTACACCGGCAGCCTCGTCGAGCACTGCCTGGCCGTCCTCGCGCTGGTCCTGCAGATCGTCAAACGCAGCGACGACCGCGGCTTCGTGGTCCTGCCCAAGCGGTGGATCGTCGAGCGCACCAACGCCTGGCTGATGCGCACCCGCCGGCTGGCACGCGACTACGAACGCCGCACCACCAGCGCCGAGGCGATCGTCTACTGGTCGATGACCCTGCTCATGACCCGCCGCCTGGCCCGGCCGCGCCCTTCGCGAGCGTGA
- a CDS encoding IS110 family transposase — MTAIWAGIDAGKAHHHCVVVDDTGRRLLSRRVANDEPELLRLLADVLALGDEVTWGIDLADGGAALLLDLLLNHGQHTLYIPGMAVSRASEGYRGEGKTDAKDAAVIADQARIRRDLQPLRPGDELVTELKILTVHRRDLTDDRTRVINRLRGRLTGIFPALERALDLTNAGPLVLLTGYQTAAAIRRTGVRRLETWLRNRKVRGAAQLAQAAMEAAESQHTSVTGEKPTAQLVHTLAKEVMRLNEQVGEIDKLIEARFREHKNAEVIASMPGIGPLLGAEFLAATGGDMTAFATPDRLAGFAGVAPAPRDSGKISGNLHRPKRYSRSLQRVFYTSALISIRYCEESRRFYDRKRAEGKRHTQAVLALARRRVNVLWALLRDGRCYESIPPVTTAA; from the coding sequence GTGACCGCGATCTGGGCCGGTATCGACGCCGGCAAGGCCCACCACCACTGCGTGGTGGTCGACGATACCGGCAGACGGCTGCTGTCCCGCCGGGTGGCCAACGACGAACCGGAGCTGCTCAGACTTCTGGCCGATGTCCTCGCCCTGGGCGACGAGGTCACCTGGGGCATCGACCTGGCCGACGGTGGTGCCGCTCTGCTGCTTGACCTGCTGCTCAATCACGGCCAGCACACGCTCTACATCCCCGGCATGGCCGTCAGCCGGGCCTCCGAGGGCTACCGAGGTGAGGGCAAGACCGATGCCAAGGACGCCGCGGTCATCGCCGACCAGGCCCGGATCCGGCGGGACCTGCAACCTCTGCGGCCCGGGGACGAGCTGGTCACCGAGCTGAAGATCCTCACCGTTCACCGCCGTGACCTCACCGACGACCGCACCCGCGTGATCAACCGGCTGCGGGGCCGTCTCACTGGCATTTTCCCGGCCCTTGAACGAGCCCTGGACCTGACCAACGCCGGTCCCCTCGTCCTGCTCACCGGCTACCAGACCGCGGCGGCCATCCGCCGGACCGGTGTCCGTCGACTGGAGACCTGGCTGCGCAATCGCAAGGTTCGCGGGGCCGCCCAACTGGCCCAGGCCGCCATGGAAGCCGCCGAGAGCCAGCACACCAGCGTGACCGGGGAGAAGCCGACCGCCCAGCTCGTCCACACCCTGGCGAAAGAGGTGATGCGCCTCAACGAGCAGGTCGGCGAGATCGACAAGCTCATCGAGGCCCGGTTTCGCGAGCACAAGAACGCCGAGGTGATCGCAAGCATGCCCGGCATCGGCCCCCTGCTGGGCGCCGAGTTCCTTGCCGCCACCGGGGGAGACATGACCGCCTTCGCCACCCCGGACCGTCTCGCCGGGTTCGCCGGCGTCGCCCCGGCTCCCCGCGACTCGGGGAAGATCAGTGGCAATCTGCACCGGCCGAAGAGATACAGCCGCAGCCTTCAACGCGTCTTCTACACGTCCGCGTTGATCAGCATCCGCTACTGCGAGGAGTCCCGGCGCTTCTACGACCGCAAGCGCGCCGAGGGCAAACGGCACACTCAGGCTGTCCTCGCTCTCGCCCGCCGCCGCGTCAACGTCCTGTGGGCCTTGCTGCGTGACGGACGGTGCTATGAATCCATACCACCCGTCACGACAGCGGCTTGA
- a CDS encoding IS982 family transposase, with protein sequence MTTEELNTLLTALYVLVDDHLPRTRWLGRPPRLSDSELVCLAVAQVLLGFHSEARWIRFAQAHLRPMFPDLVQRPAYNKRLRAARPQIQEVIRILARHSDLWQDPVWITDSTPVECGRSRDTARRSVLAGWAGYGYCASHSRWFWGLRLHLVCTPAGLPITWALATPKVDEREVLAALIENEPDLVRDRPGLLILADKGYVSAELDRFLDQYGITLLRPSYRNCKPRPGQALLKPIRQLIESVNDTLKGQLGLEQHGGRTIEGVAARISQRILAMTCAIWHNRTTGQPITRSLIAYDS encoded by the coding sequence GTGACGACCGAAGAACTGAACACCCTCCTGACGGCACTGTATGTGCTGGTCGATGATCACCTACCGAGAACGCGGTGGCTGGGCCGTCCTCCGCGCCTGTCCGACTCGGAACTGGTGTGCCTGGCCGTTGCCCAGGTGCTGCTCGGCTTCCACTCCGAGGCCCGCTGGATCCGCTTCGCCCAGGCCCACCTGCGGCCGATGTTCCCTGATCTGGTCCAGCGCCCGGCTTACAACAAGCGGTTACGAGCGGCCCGGCCACAGATCCAGGAGGTCATCCGCATCCTGGCCCGGCACAGTGACCTGTGGCAGGACCCGGTGTGGATCACCGACTCCACCCCGGTGGAGTGCGGCCGCTCCCGCGACACAGCACGCCGATCCGTCCTGGCCGGATGGGCCGGCTACGGCTACTGCGCCTCCCACTCCCGCTGGTTCTGGGGACTGCGCCTGCACCTGGTCTGCACGCCCGCCGGCCTGCCGATCACCTGGGCTCTGGCCACCCCGAAAGTCGACGAACGCGAGGTCCTGGCCGCGCTGATCGAGAACGAGCCCGATCTGGTACGCGACCGGCCCGGCCTGCTGATCCTCGCCGACAAGGGCTACGTGTCCGCCGAACTGGACCGCTTCCTGGACCAGTACGGCATCACCCTTCTGCGGCCCTCGTACCGCAACTGCAAGCCCCGACCCGGACAAGCCCTGCTCAAACCGATCCGGCAGCTCATCGAGTCGGTCAACGACACCCTCAAGGGCCAACTCGGCCTCGAACAGCACGGCGGCCGAACCATTGAGGGCGTCGCCGCCCGGATCAGCCAGCGGATCCTCGCGATGACCTGCGCCATCTGGCACAACCGCACCACAGGCCAACCCATCACCCGCTCACTGATCGCCTACGATTCCTAA
- a CDS encoding DUF5988 family protein — translation MLRGELTESGVLYRPGDWSFRPAHAHRTGLTAPGGALVVALFDAPPRWLPGPGTPSPVGPRVHLPSTTLPGSDGLQLRPGTRLCAAPEPPHSTAVLLTEDGRDWYWRQAPAGERLAPVRTLIRIPSPQERRIPGIATPGYALLEGGPLELPRLYPLLPGVPPPERLHIPYYARTQHYEQIARQVCVDGLDRPVYRWAYSTAIAE, via the coding sequence GTGCTGCGCGGTGAACTGACCGAATCGGGTGTGCTCTACCGCCCCGGCGACTGGAGTTTCCGGCCCGCGCACGCCCACCGCACTGGTCTCACCGCCCCGGGCGGCGCGCTGGTGGTGGCGCTCTTCGACGCACCGCCGCGCTGGCTGCCCGGGCCGGGCACCCCTTCACCCGTCGGACCACGGGTGCACCTGCCCTCCACCACCTTGCCCGGCTCAGACGGCCTCCAGCTGCGCCCCGGCACCCGCCTTTGCGCGGCGCCGGAACCGCCCCACTCGACGGCGGTGCTGCTCACCGAGGATGGCCGCGACTGGTACTGGCGGCAGGCTCCCGCCGGAGAGCGCCTGGCGCCGGTACGGACCTTGATCCGTATCCCGTCGCCCCAGGAGCGCCGCATACCCGGCATAGCCACCCCCGGATACGCGCTGCTGGAAGGCGGACCCCTGGAGTTGCCCCGGCTCTATCCACTGCTGCCCGGCGTCCCTCCGCCCGAGCGGTTACACATCCCCTATTACGCCCGCACTCAGCACTACGAGCAGATCGCGCGCCAGGTCTGCGTGGACGGCCTCGACCGCCCCGTATACCGCTGGGCATACAGTACGGCCATCGCCGAATAG
- a CDS encoding flavin reductase family protein, producing MTEITGAVPTGAPIAELRSILGRFATGVTVLTGCDPTTGTPYGLAANAFASVSLDPPLIAFCVARTSTSWPCIRKARTICVNILAAHQRDVCAAFARSGGDKFARLSWSPSPVGRSPLLNNTTGWLECTVQDEREAGDHMMVLARVEELGAAPDAEEAVGPLVFYRGGFGTFQPG from the coding sequence GTGACCGAAATCACCGGGGCAGTACCGACCGGCGCCCCCATCGCCGAACTCCGCTCGATTCTGGGCCGGTTCGCAACGGGGGTGACGGTACTCACCGGCTGTGACCCTACCACCGGCACCCCGTATGGGCTGGCCGCCAACGCCTTTGCCTCCGTCTCTCTCGATCCACCCTTGATCGCATTCTGCGTGGCCAGGACGAGCACCAGCTGGCCATGCATCCGCAAGGCCAGGACGATCTGTGTCAACATCCTCGCCGCCCACCAGCGTGACGTCTGCGCGGCCTTCGCCCGCAGTGGCGGCGACAAATTTGCCAGGCTGTCCTGGTCCCCTTCACCGGTGGGCAGATCCCCACTGCTGAACAACACGACCGGCTGGCTGGAGTGCACGGTGCAGGACGAGCGTGAGGCGGGGGACCATATGATGGTGCTGGCCCGTGTGGAGGAGCTGGGGGCCGCACCGGACGCCGAAGAGGCGGTCGGACCGCTGGTCTTCTACCGTGGCGGCTTCGGCACCTTCCAGCCGGGATGA
- a CDS encoding cupin domain-containing protein: MESTQDCCARRVVTGTDAAGRSLVTADAATSARATTPAFTVFDIWQADNLPVAVDARNTLSDTVSMEPPSGGVLVRLVTFAPDSEWETVSGYEAAMAAVGGNSTTGEGDVPGTHVTDTVDVVTVLDGELHIVLQEGEVLLRPGDSLVQRATKHAWSNRTGRPVTIVATLLSAKR, from the coding sequence ATGGAATCCACTCAGGACTGCTGCGCCCGGCGCGTGGTCACCGGAACCGACGCCGCGGGGCGTTCCCTCGTCACGGCGGACGCGGCTACTTCCGCCCGCGCCACTACTCCCGCCTTCACTGTCTTCGACATCTGGCAGGCGGACAACCTCCCGGTCGCCGTGGACGCACGTAACACGCTCAGCGACACCGTCTCGATGGAACCGCCCTCGGGGGGCGTGCTGGTGAGGCTGGTCACCTTCGCGCCGGACAGCGAATGGGAGACGGTCAGTGGCTACGAGGCGGCGATGGCCGCAGTCGGCGGCAACTCCACAACCGGAGAAGGCGACGTACCGGGCACCCACGTCACCGACACCGTAGACGTAGTGACCGTGCTCGACGGCGAGCTGCACATCGTCCTCCAAGAAGGCGAGGTATTGCTCCGTCCGGGTGACTCGCTGGTACAGCGCGCCACCAAACACGCGTGGAGCAACCGCACCGGCCGTCCGGTGACAATCGTCGCCACGCTGCTGTCGGCGAAACGGTGA
- a CDS encoding SDR family NAD(P)-dependent oxidoreductase produces MTRPLALVTGATGGLGRACATALYEEGYALGLLARDEQALSGLADELIRRGAEVHTAVADLRSTTSAEQAVQRLTGHGELRALVNAAGVISLGTIAEVDAEEWDRVVDSKLRAAYVCCRTALPHLAEQASARNAGTGGTAIVNIASTSGRTRGIHTSPAYVAANAGIIGLTMSLAAQCAPLGVRVNCVAPGLISTPMLRVYNVQQLTAMRRMIPAGRFARPAEIAQAVVFLATDRASYITGETLNVNGGTFMV; encoded by the coding sequence ATGACCCGTCCGCTGGCCCTCGTCACCGGTGCGACCGGAGGCCTCGGCCGCGCCTGTGCCACCGCACTGTACGAAGAGGGCTACGCCCTCGGACTACTGGCACGCGATGAGCAGGCGCTGTCCGGGCTTGCCGATGAGCTGATCCGTCGGGGCGCCGAGGTGCACACCGCAGTGGCCGACCTGCGGTCCACTACCAGCGCCGAGCAGGCGGTGCAGCGGCTCACCGGGCATGGTGAGCTACGAGCGCTGGTGAACGCCGCCGGGGTGATCTCGCTGGGCACCATCGCCGAGGTGGACGCAGAGGAATGGGACCGGGTAGTGGACAGCAAGCTCCGCGCCGCGTACGTGTGCTGCCGAACCGCGCTACCCCACCTAGCGGAGCAGGCTTCGGCCCGGAATGCGGGCACCGGAGGCACGGCGATCGTCAACATCGCTTCCACCTCCGGGCGCACGAGAGGCATACACACCTCTCCTGCGTATGTCGCCGCGAATGCCGGGATAATCGGACTCACCATGAGCCTGGCTGCACAATGCGCACCGCTGGGGGTGCGGGTCAACTGCGTGGCGCCCGGACTGATCAGCACACCCATGCTTCGTGTCTACAACGTACAGCAGTTGACCGCCATGCGCCGCATGATCCCGGCGGGCCGCTTCGCCCGGCCCGCCGAGATCGCCCAAGCGGTCGTCTTCCTCGCCACCGACCGTGCGAGCTACATCACCGGCGAGACCCTCAACGTCAACGGCGGCACGTTCATGGTCTGA
- a CDS encoding LLM class flavin-dependent oxidoreductase: MKFGVLNELEQRKPWDDNQEFRTFWNAIDQVKQAEAAGFDYAWTVEHHFLSEYSHSSAPEVFLAAAAQHTSTIRLGHGVLLTAPGFNHTFRTAERLATLDIACKGRLEFGAGRSVTTQELHGFGIATEDSRPSMLEGLREIPRMWTNEVYPGTEGRTKYIDLPAREVLPKPLQQPHPRIYMACTNPESFALAGKLGVGILCFVVGHPDRLKPLIDIYREAITEAEPIGAFKNEHVAAFTIGHCADSRQDAEKFAAPEVTWYVERLAGLFTQVAGKPGYEAYEQILGDMMGEYQALAEKYHNDVRALTELGVVCIGDPRTCSEVTSGYQAQGIDQFITLQQFGRLPHGRVMRSLQLMGEQVIPKFRDMAPITPATRVPVTG, translated from the coding sequence ATGAAGTTCGGCGTTCTCAACGAGCTGGAGCAGCGCAAGCCTTGGGACGACAACCAGGAGTTCCGCACTTTCTGGAACGCGATCGACCAGGTCAAGCAGGCCGAGGCAGCCGGCTTCGATTACGCGTGGACCGTTGAGCACCACTTCCTTTCCGAATACTCCCATTCCTCGGCCCCCGAAGTGTTCTTGGCGGCTGCAGCCCAGCACACCTCCACCATCCGGCTGGGGCACGGCGTGTTATTGACCGCACCCGGATTCAATCACACGTTCCGCACCGCCGAGCGGCTCGCGACCCTGGACATCGCCTGCAAAGGCCGACTCGAGTTTGGTGCTGGGCGCTCAGTCACCACCCAGGAACTACACGGCTTCGGGATTGCCACCGAGGACTCTCGGCCCAGCATGCTGGAAGGGCTGCGGGAGATCCCCCGGATGTGGACGAACGAGGTCTACCCGGGGACCGAGGGCCGCACCAAGTACATCGACCTACCCGCTCGCGAGGTGCTGCCGAAGCCCCTCCAACAACCTCACCCGCGAATTTACATGGCCTGCACCAACCCCGAATCGTTCGCACTGGCCGGCAAACTCGGGGTGGGCATTCTCTGCTTCGTAGTCGGCCACCCGGACCGGCTCAAGCCGCTGATCGACATCTACCGGGAGGCGATCACCGAGGCCGAGCCGATCGGTGCGTTCAAGAACGAGCACGTCGCCGCCTTCACCATCGGGCACTGCGCAGACTCTCGTCAGGACGCGGAGAAGTTCGCCGCCCCGGAGGTCACCTGGTACGTGGAGCGACTCGCGGGACTGTTCACGCAGGTCGCCGGAAAGCCCGGATACGAGGCGTACGAGCAAATCCTCGGAGATATGATGGGCGAGTACCAAGCCCTGGCCGAGAAGTATCACAACGACGTCCGCGCCCTGACCGAGTTGGGCGTGGTGTGCATAGGCGACCCGCGCACCTGCTCCGAGGTCACCAGCGGCTACCAGGCCCAGGGCATCGATCAATTCATCACCCTCCAGCAATTCGGCAGGCTGCCGCATGGCCGAGTTATGCGCTCGCTGCAGCTGATGGGAGAGCAGGTAATCCCGAAGTTCCGTGACATGGCACCGATCACCCCCGCCACCCGGGTACCGGTCACCGGATGA
- a CDS encoding carboxylesterase/lipase family protein, translated as MTSPCSTPGPEILTSEGRVRGAEGRDSVYRYLGIPYAAAPLGRYRFAPPRPAEPWTGVRDARHYGPTAPKGAYPAVFAPLFAEVDVPGDEFLNVNVWTPVAPGEDAGLPVLVWIHGGSYVNGSGANPEYRGDAFARDGVVAVTLNYRLGAEGFLHLDDAEPSAPGLLDQLAALRWVRRNIAAFGGDPSRVTVAGQSAGGGSVLHLLAMEPSAGLFRAAVAQSSLGQIPLPPAAGREVTADLARRVGSAPSRAALFEVPLPELTAAASSLTAEVQMGTHPKRWSAAVNLSLLPFQPVLDGRTVSRAPYDAYAGGAGAGIPLLIGTTAEEGRLFLVPTGAIDAVDEAALSAAAGSFGLEAEGAVAVYRRRLSGGSPGDVLAALFTDWFFRIPAIRAAELRGAAGATTYAYEFAVRSDSYDGRLGACHGMELPYVFDTLDEPGAALRVGSSPSRAAAKAVHAGWVRFISETQPGWAPYEPPNRTTMCFDAFGEPVDDPRRAERELWSGHR; from the coding sequence ATGACATCTCCGTGCTCTACCCCCGGTCCCGAGATCCTTACCAGCGAGGGGCGGGTCCGTGGCGCCGAAGGCCGCGACAGCGTGTACCGCTATCTCGGCATCCCCTACGCAGCCGCCCCGCTGGGCCGGTACCGCTTCGCGCCGCCGCGACCGGCTGAGCCTTGGACCGGAGTCCGCGACGCCCGCCACTACGGCCCGACCGCGCCCAAGGGCGCCTACCCGGCGGTGTTCGCGCCGCTCTTCGCGGAAGTGGACGTCCCTGGAGACGAGTTCCTGAATGTCAATGTGTGGACTCCGGTCGCACCAGGCGAGGACGCCGGGCTGCCCGTGCTGGTGTGGATTCACGGTGGCAGCTACGTCAACGGCTCAGGGGCCAACCCCGAATACCGTGGTGACGCCTTCGCCCGCGACGGGGTCGTGGCGGTCACGCTCAACTACCGGCTCGGCGCCGAGGGCTTTTTGCACTTGGACGACGCCGAACCGTCCGCTCCAGGCCTGCTGGACCAGCTCGCCGCACTGCGGTGGGTACGGCGGAACATCGCGGCGTTCGGCGGCGACCCGTCCCGGGTGACCGTAGCCGGACAGTCCGCAGGCGGCGGCAGCGTCCTCCACCTGCTGGCGATGGAGCCATCCGCCGGACTATTCCGCGCCGCGGTGGCGCAGAGCTCGCTCGGGCAGATTCCGCTGCCACCGGCCGCCGGCCGGGAGGTCACCGCCGACCTGGCACGCCGGGTCGGTTCGGCTCCGAGCCGCGCGGCGCTGTTCGAGGTGCCGCTGCCCGAACTGACCGCAGCGGCCTCCTCGCTCACCGCCGAGGTGCAGATGGGCACCCACCCGAAGCGCTGGTCGGCTGCGGTCAACCTGTCGTTGCTGCCGTTCCAGCCGGTTCTGGACGGCCGTACCGTGTCGCGAGCACCGTACGACGCCTACGCGGGCGGCGCGGGCGCGGGGATTCCCCTACTGATCGGCACCACGGCGGAGGAGGGCCGACTCTTCCTCGTACCCACCGGCGCGATCGACGCCGTGGACGAGGCGGCTTTGTCCGCCGCCGCAGGTTCCTTCGGCCTGGAGGCTGAAGGAGCGGTGGCGGTCTACCGGCGACGGCTGTCGGGCGGTTCCCCCGGGGACGTGCTGGCAGCGCTCTTCACCGACTGGTTCTTCCGCATTCCGGCGATCCGTGCCGCCGAACTGCGTGGTGCGGCAGGTGCCACCACCTACGCGTACGAGTTCGCCGTGCGCTCCGACTCCTACGACGGCAGGCTGGGCGCCTGCCACGGTATGGAACTTCCCTATGTGTTCGACACCCTCGACGAGCCCGGTGCCGCGCTGAGGGTCGGCTCCTCGCCGTCCCGGGCGGCAGCGAAGGCAGTGCACGCCGGCTGGGTCCGGTTCATATCCGAGACCCAGCCCGGATGGGCCCCTTACGAACCGCCCAACCGCACGACGATGTGCTTCGACGCCTTCGGCGAGCCGGTCGACGATCCCCGTCGGGCCGAGCGGGAGCTCTGGTCCGGCCACCGCTGA
- a CDS encoding monooxygenase: MAGSLRTAVVGGSIAGCAAAVAVGLAGYEPTVYERSAGEFAERGFGIVMPPAIRDQLAARGYLDASMPVCRATERLWLARDPFGGIRELWHQRSQVLTCNWALLWQQLRSRVPDDKYRRGSEVTALRPEGAGVLVRTTGCEERHALVVGADGYHSLVRKLVAPASRLQYAGYSLWRASVPLDRLTDAKRTEEDLTGRYLTIGFPGGHAILYLVPQSAALPGRTRLNWALYAAPPAGADFDAELHYPTGRTTGIMRDHVHALAREFFPDRWQEAILVADEQEMAVQPVRDLTLATTAAYPLLLAGDAGTITRPHTASGAVKALEDALLLEDLLTSGLPLTEALRSYGTLRANAGNLLVEVGRAIGRDQVESTPYWHEMTVERMEEWANGTLDGYVHYLYENASEQT; encoded by the coding sequence ATGGCCGGCAGCCTCCGTACGGCGGTGGTCGGCGGCTCCATCGCGGGGTGTGCGGCGGCAGTGGCCGTCGGCCTGGCCGGATACGAGCCGACAGTGTACGAGCGCAGCGCGGGGGAGTTCGCCGAGCGGGGCTTCGGCATCGTGATGCCGCCCGCGATCCGCGATCAGCTGGCCGCCCGCGGGTACCTGGACGCGAGCATGCCAGTCTGCCGGGCGACCGAGCGGCTGTGGCTGGCCCGAGACCCATTCGGCGGTATCAGGGAGCTGTGGCACCAGCGCAGCCAGGTACTGACCTGCAATTGGGCATTGTTGTGGCAGCAGTTACGGTCCCGGGTGCCCGACGACAAATACCGGCGGGGATCCGAGGTGACGGCGTTGCGACCGGAGGGTGCCGGGGTGCTGGTGCGCACGACGGGCTGCGAGGAGCGGCATGCACTGGTCGTGGGAGCCGACGGCTACCATTCGCTGGTCCGGAAGTTAGTGGCTCCGGCGTCCCGTCTGCAGTACGCAGGCTACTCCCTCTGGCGGGCGAGCGTGCCGCTGGACCGGCTGACCGACGCGAAGCGCACCGAGGAGGACCTGACCGGGCGCTACCTGACGATCGGTTTCCCTGGCGGCCACGCGATCCTCTACCTCGTCCCGCAGAGTGCGGCCCTACCGGGGCGGACGCGGCTCAACTGGGCTCTGTACGCGGCCCCGCCGGCCGGTGCGGATTTCGACGCCGAGCTGCACTACCCGACCGGACGCACCACGGGGATCATGCGCGACCACGTCCACGCCCTTGCTCGGGAATTCTTCCCGGACCGGTGGCAGGAAGCAATTCTCGTGGCGGACGAGCAGGAGATGGCCGTTCAGCCGGTGCGCGATCTCACTCTCGCCACCACCGCGGCGTACCCACTGCTGCTCGCCGGAGACGCCGGAACCATCACCAGGCCGCACACCGCGAGCGGAGCGGTAAAGGCTCTTGAGGACGCGCTACTGCTAGAGGATCTGCTGACCTCCGGACTTCCTCTGACGGAAGCGCTGCGCAGCTACGGCACCCTACGCGCAAATGCTGGGAATCTCCTCGTTGAAGTAGGCCGAGCCATCGGACGGGATCAAGTCGAAAGCACCCCGTACTGGCATGAGATGACAGTAGAAAGAATGGAGGAATGGGCCAATGGAACTCTTGATGGATATGTCCATTATCTCTATGAGAATGCCAGTGAACAGACCTGA